One Mya arenaria isolate MELC-2E11 chromosome 5, ASM2691426v1 genomic window carries:
- the LOC128233627 gene encoding uncharacterized protein LOC128233627 — protein MRQFVKDKKHTQFECLNISKISYSCIKGRKFAKPENMQFEEKECIVLSVFLKGWIPVGFEKFPDKVGNYFIDVREFQGIDMHGDKIDMLSAEATTTVYKQELYTCTVQGNLKVDGDESTYALTCAHGVLSKSNILELEHDLKIGGNHAGALFKETIAPKCNLGIIKDAFYGIHNQVFVDIAIVELKRPLKNITDEIRKHASDFDIPPLYKLRYKTNFDDINRKAIVMKYGCKSGLTFGLFVERVELENKPDVLVIDGVSKQFSLPGDSGAILLMVDPKIVSNAVLNSLEVDREYLIALNDQDENGSNVQENDHFKIIGIVHGCSKDDTKITFCTRMTPSMSALKQSYHFCS, from the exons ATGAGACAATTTGTGAAAGATAAAAAACACACTCAGTTTGAATGTCTAAACATTTCCAAGATTTCGTACAGTTGTATCAAAGGCAGGAAGTTTGCTAAACCAGAAAATATGCAGTTCGAGGAAAAGGAATGCATTGTTCtgtctgtttttttaaaaggatgGATTCCGGTTGGGTTTGAAAAGTTCCCTGATAAAGTTGGAAACTATTTCATTGATGTGCGAGAATTTCAAGGAATAGACATGCATGGAGATAAAATTGATATGCTGTCAGCGGAAGCAACTACAACGGTTTATAAGCAAGAACTTTATACATGCACTGTGCAAGGCAATCTAAAAGTAGACGGAGATGAATCCACGTATGCACTTACCTGTGCTCATGGAGTTCTGAGTAAAAGCAATATTCTTGAATTGGAGCATGATTTAAAGATAGGAGGAAATCACGCAGGTGCCCTTTTCAAAGAAACTATTGCTCCTAAATGCAACCTCGGAATCATCAAAGATGCCTTTTATGGTATTCATAACCAGGTTTTTGTTGATATTGCTATCGTCGAACTCAAACGACCATTGAAAAACATAACAGATGAAATAAGGAAACATGCCTCAG ACTTTGACATACCACCACTTTACAAGCTGAGATACAAAACTAACTTTGATGACATAAATAGAAAGGCgattgttatgaaatatggaTGCAAATCGGGTCTTACATTTGGATTGTTCGTTGAACGTGTCGAGCTTGAAAACAAACCTGATGTTTTGGTTATCGACGGAGTATCAAAACAGTTTTCGCTACCAGGTGATTCCGGGGCGATTCTGCTGATGGTCGATCCCAAAATAGTTAGCAATGCCGTACTTAATTCACTAGAAGTAGACAGGGAATATCTTATTGCTTTAAACGATCAGGACGAAAACGGTTCAAACGTGCAAGAGAACGACCATTTCAAAATCATTGGAATCGTTCATGGATGTTCCAAAGATGATacgaaaataacattctgtacaAGAATGACGCCCAGCATGTCAGCGTTGAAACAGTCGTATCATTTTTGTTCGTAG